A window of Ictidomys tridecemlineatus isolate mIctTri1 chromosome 15, mIctTri1.hap1, whole genome shotgun sequence contains these coding sequences:
- the Ceacam20 gene encoding cell adhesion molecule CEACAM20 isoform X2: protein MGPADSRSHPWTGILLSASLLTAWSPPVAAAQLTPSDILPDTTSKSLDKPTLSVSRSTVTEYQDRVTFYCDTTELHVTIRWVFQNQSLVLNERMQLSADGKTITILTVQREDSGTYQCEAWDALEFRSSDAILLEVNYGPDLIEIKLDSGVPSGEAVEVLEGSTVNFQAEAQSHPDPTYSWIFPNNSILPSTSGTLTIDAVSREDEGMFRCLVYNSATLLTRLGALRVHVLENLTKPQVEASSLDLVETVGPVNLTCQTAHQRVAVQWFVSDQPLLPSEHLALSDDNMTLVIHSPRREDTGPYACEIWHWGSRARSDPLTLTINYGPDRVEITSGSPPAVVATVQGKLNSSLTLQCRAASQPEAEYRWVLEHHSGVYTGEQLVIRALTREHEGICSCTASNSLTGLARSASVLIQVDPESSLSAGAIAGIVLGTLVAIALVIGLGYFFYSRKARWPSKGSADGPSPEATPPTSVREQVTRPSFDRPRPVYDNIPEPRGPMGAKKVPPGLPEQFYEKEPPSATPRDHFPSPRKPPPKLPMHALVPPLSTEDADDSYETLVNPEPDVYCRINPSV from the exons ATGGGGCCTGCTGACTCCCGGAGCCACCCGTGGACGGGAATCCTGCTCTCAG cCTCACTTCTGACAGCGTGGAGTCCTCCCGTGGCGGCAGCCCAGCTCACCCCCAGTGACATCCTGCCTGACACCACCTCAA AATCCCTGGACAAGCCCACCCTCTCAGTCAGTCGGAGCACAGTCACAGAGTACCAGGACAGGGTGACTTTCTACTGTGACACCACGGAACTCCACGTCACCATCCGCTGGGTCTTCCAGAATCAGTCCCTGGTGCTGAACGAGCGCATGCAGCTGTCCGCGGATGGCAAGACGATCACCATCCTCACGGTCCAGCGGGAAGACTCTGGGACGTACCAGTGTGAAGCCTGGGATGCCCTTGAGTTCCGGAGCAGCGATGCCATCCTCCTGGAGGTCAACT ATGGTCCCGACCTTATCGAAATCAAGTTGGATTCCGGTGTTCCCAGCGGGGAGGCGGTCGAGGTTCTAGAAGGCTCCACCGTGAACTTCCAGGCGGAAGCGCAGTCCCACCCAGACCCTACCTATTCCTGGATTTTCCCCAACAATTCCATCCTGCCTTCCACCTCGGGGACACTGACCATCGACGCCGTGTCCAGGGAGGACGAGGGCATGTTCCGGTGCTTGGTGTACAACAGCGCCACCCTCCTGACCCGCCTGGGAGCTCTTCGAGTCCACGTCCTCG AAAACCTGACCAAGCCTCAGGTGGAGGCCTCCAGCCTGGACCTCGTGGAGACCGTCGGCCCCGTGAACCTGACCTGCCAGACGGCCCATCAGAGGGTGGCCGTCCAGTGGTTCGTGAGTGACCAGCCCCTCCTGCCCAGCGAGCACCTGGCCCTGTCAGACGACAACATGACCCTGGTCATCCACAGCCCCCGGCGGGAGGACACGGGGCCCTACGCGTGTGAGATCTGGCACTGGGGCAGCCGGGCTCGCAGTGACCCCCTCACGCTGACCATCAACT ATGGCCCTGACCGAGTGGAAATCACCAGCGGGTCTCCGCCTGCTGTGGTGGCCACCGTCCAGGGGAAGCTCAACTCCAGCCTGACCCTGCAGTGCCGGGCCGCGTCCCAGCCAGAGGCGGAATACCGCTGGGTCCTGGAACACCACTCGGGGGTGTACACGGGGGAGCAGCTGGTCATCAGGGCTCTGACCCGGGAGCACGAGGGCATCTGCAGCTGCACAGCCTCCAACTCTCTGACCGGCCTGGCCCGCTCTGCCTCTGTGCTGATCCAAGTAG ATCCCGAGTCCTCCCTGTCCGCAGGGGCCATCGCTGGCATTGTTCTTGGGACCCTGGTTGCCATTGCTCTGGTCATAGGCCTGGGCTATTTCTTCTACAGCAGAAAAGCCAGATG GCCCTCAAAGGGATCAGCGGATGGCCCCAGCCCCGAGGCCACACCGCCCACCTCCGTGCGGGAGCAGGTGACACGGCCCAGTTTCG ACAGACCAAGGCCTGTGTATGACAACATACCCGAGCCCCGGGGACCTATGGGAGCCAAAAAG GTGCCACCAGGTCTCCCAGAGCAGTTCTATGAG AAGGAGCCACCTTCAGCCACCCCCAGGGACCACTTTCCCAGCCCCAGGAAGCCACCCCCCAAACTTCCGATGCACGCCTTGGTCCCTCCCCTGTCAACAGAAGACGCAGACGACAGCTATGAG ACACTCGTGAATCCGGAGCCCGACGTTTACTGCCGGATCAACCCGTCGGTCTAG
- the Ceacam20 gene encoding cell adhesion molecule CEACAM20 isoform X3, with translation MGPADSRSHPWTGILLSASLLTAWSPPVAAAQLTPSDILPDTTSKSLDKPTLSVSRSTVTEYQDRVTFYCDTTELHVTIRWVFQNQSLVLNERMQLSADGKTITILTVQREDSGTYQCEAWDALEFRSSDAILLEVNYGPDLIEIKLDSGVPSGEAVEVLEGSTVNFQAEAQSHPDPTYSWIFPNNSILPSTSGTLTIDAVSREDEGMFRCLVYNSATLLTRLGALRVHVLENLTKPQVEASSLDLVETVGPVNLTCQTAHQRVAVQWFVSDQPLLPSEHLALSDDNMTLVIHSPRREDTGPYACEIWHWGSRARSDPLTLTINYGPDRVEITSGSPPAVVATVQGKLNSSLTLQCRAASQPEAEYRWVLEHHSGVYTGEQLVIRALTREHEGICSCTASNSLTGLARSASVLIQVDPESSLSAGAIAGIVLGTLVAIALVIGLGYFFYSRKARWPSKGSADGPSPEATPPTSVREQVTRPSFDRPRPVYDNIPEPRGPMGAKKKVPPGLPEQFYEKLGGPRPLPGSRRSLVDVC, from the exons ATGGGGCCTGCTGACTCCCGGAGCCACCCGTGGACGGGAATCCTGCTCTCAG cCTCACTTCTGACAGCGTGGAGTCCTCCCGTGGCGGCAGCCCAGCTCACCCCCAGTGACATCCTGCCTGACACCACCTCAA AATCCCTGGACAAGCCCACCCTCTCAGTCAGTCGGAGCACAGTCACAGAGTACCAGGACAGGGTGACTTTCTACTGTGACACCACGGAACTCCACGTCACCATCCGCTGGGTCTTCCAGAATCAGTCCCTGGTGCTGAACGAGCGCATGCAGCTGTCCGCGGATGGCAAGACGATCACCATCCTCACGGTCCAGCGGGAAGACTCTGGGACGTACCAGTGTGAAGCCTGGGATGCCCTTGAGTTCCGGAGCAGCGATGCCATCCTCCTGGAGGTCAACT ATGGTCCCGACCTTATCGAAATCAAGTTGGATTCCGGTGTTCCCAGCGGGGAGGCGGTCGAGGTTCTAGAAGGCTCCACCGTGAACTTCCAGGCGGAAGCGCAGTCCCACCCAGACCCTACCTATTCCTGGATTTTCCCCAACAATTCCATCCTGCCTTCCACCTCGGGGACACTGACCATCGACGCCGTGTCCAGGGAGGACGAGGGCATGTTCCGGTGCTTGGTGTACAACAGCGCCACCCTCCTGACCCGCCTGGGAGCTCTTCGAGTCCACGTCCTCG AAAACCTGACCAAGCCTCAGGTGGAGGCCTCCAGCCTGGACCTCGTGGAGACCGTCGGCCCCGTGAACCTGACCTGCCAGACGGCCCATCAGAGGGTGGCCGTCCAGTGGTTCGTGAGTGACCAGCCCCTCCTGCCCAGCGAGCACCTGGCCCTGTCAGACGACAACATGACCCTGGTCATCCACAGCCCCCGGCGGGAGGACACGGGGCCCTACGCGTGTGAGATCTGGCACTGGGGCAGCCGGGCTCGCAGTGACCCCCTCACGCTGACCATCAACT ATGGCCCTGACCGAGTGGAAATCACCAGCGGGTCTCCGCCTGCTGTGGTGGCCACCGTCCAGGGGAAGCTCAACTCCAGCCTGACCCTGCAGTGCCGGGCCGCGTCCCAGCCAGAGGCGGAATACCGCTGGGTCCTGGAACACCACTCGGGGGTGTACACGGGGGAGCAGCTGGTCATCAGGGCTCTGACCCGGGAGCACGAGGGCATCTGCAGCTGCACAGCCTCCAACTCTCTGACCGGCCTGGCCCGCTCTGCCTCTGTGCTGATCCAAGTAG ATCCCGAGTCCTCCCTGTCCGCAGGGGCCATCGCTGGCATTGTTCTTGGGACCCTGGTTGCCATTGCTCTGGTCATAGGCCTGGGCTATTTCTTCTACAGCAGAAAAGCCAGATG GCCCTCAAAGGGATCAGCGGATGGCCCCAGCCCCGAGGCCACACCGCCCACCTCCGTGCGGGAGCAGGTGACACGGCCCAGTTTCG ACAGACCAAGGCCTGTGTATGACAACATACCCGAGCCCCGGGGACCTATGGGAGCCAAAAAG AAGGTGCCACCAGGTCTCCCAGAGCAGTTCTATGAG AAGCTGGGTGGACCCCGCCCTCTCCCTGGGTCTCGGAGGAGCCTCGTTGACGTCTGCTGA
- the Ceacam20 gene encoding cell adhesion molecule CEACAM20 isoform X5, whose product MGPADSRSHPWTGILLSASLLTAWSPPVAAAQLTPSDILPDTTSKSLDKPTLSVSRSTVTEYQDRVTFYCDTTELHVTIRWVFQNQSLVLNERMQLSADGKTITILTVQREDSGTYQCEAWDALEFRSSDAILLEVNYGPDLIEIKLDSGVPSGEAVEVLEGSTVNFQAEAQSHPDPTYSWIFPNNSILPSTSGTLTIDAVSREDEGMFRCLVYNSATLLTRLGALRVHVLENLTKPQVEASSLDLVETVGPVNLTCQTAHQRVAVQWFVSDQPLLPSEHLALSDDNMTLVIHSPRREDTGPYACEIWHWGSRARSDPLTLTINYGPDRVEITSGSPPAVVATVQGKLNSSLTLQCRAASQPEAEYRWVLEHHSGVYTGEQLVIRALTREHEGICSCTASNSLTGLARSASVLIQVDPESSLSAGAIAGIVLGTLVAIALVIGLGYFFYSRKARWPSKGSADGPSPEATPPTSVREQVTRPSFEGATRSPRAVL is encoded by the exons ATGGGGCCTGCTGACTCCCGGAGCCACCCGTGGACGGGAATCCTGCTCTCAG cCTCACTTCTGACAGCGTGGAGTCCTCCCGTGGCGGCAGCCCAGCTCACCCCCAGTGACATCCTGCCTGACACCACCTCAA AATCCCTGGACAAGCCCACCCTCTCAGTCAGTCGGAGCACAGTCACAGAGTACCAGGACAGGGTGACTTTCTACTGTGACACCACGGAACTCCACGTCACCATCCGCTGGGTCTTCCAGAATCAGTCCCTGGTGCTGAACGAGCGCATGCAGCTGTCCGCGGATGGCAAGACGATCACCATCCTCACGGTCCAGCGGGAAGACTCTGGGACGTACCAGTGTGAAGCCTGGGATGCCCTTGAGTTCCGGAGCAGCGATGCCATCCTCCTGGAGGTCAACT ATGGTCCCGACCTTATCGAAATCAAGTTGGATTCCGGTGTTCCCAGCGGGGAGGCGGTCGAGGTTCTAGAAGGCTCCACCGTGAACTTCCAGGCGGAAGCGCAGTCCCACCCAGACCCTACCTATTCCTGGATTTTCCCCAACAATTCCATCCTGCCTTCCACCTCGGGGACACTGACCATCGACGCCGTGTCCAGGGAGGACGAGGGCATGTTCCGGTGCTTGGTGTACAACAGCGCCACCCTCCTGACCCGCCTGGGAGCTCTTCGAGTCCACGTCCTCG AAAACCTGACCAAGCCTCAGGTGGAGGCCTCCAGCCTGGACCTCGTGGAGACCGTCGGCCCCGTGAACCTGACCTGCCAGACGGCCCATCAGAGGGTGGCCGTCCAGTGGTTCGTGAGTGACCAGCCCCTCCTGCCCAGCGAGCACCTGGCCCTGTCAGACGACAACATGACCCTGGTCATCCACAGCCCCCGGCGGGAGGACACGGGGCCCTACGCGTGTGAGATCTGGCACTGGGGCAGCCGGGCTCGCAGTGACCCCCTCACGCTGACCATCAACT ATGGCCCTGACCGAGTGGAAATCACCAGCGGGTCTCCGCCTGCTGTGGTGGCCACCGTCCAGGGGAAGCTCAACTCCAGCCTGACCCTGCAGTGCCGGGCCGCGTCCCAGCCAGAGGCGGAATACCGCTGGGTCCTGGAACACCACTCGGGGGTGTACACGGGGGAGCAGCTGGTCATCAGGGCTCTGACCCGGGAGCACGAGGGCATCTGCAGCTGCACAGCCTCCAACTCTCTGACCGGCCTGGCCCGCTCTGCCTCTGTGCTGATCCAAGTAG ATCCCGAGTCCTCCCTGTCCGCAGGGGCCATCGCTGGCATTGTTCTTGGGACCCTGGTTGCCATTGCTCTGGTCATAGGCCTGGGCTATTTCTTCTACAGCAGAAAAGCCAGATG GCCCTCAAAGGGATCAGCGGATGGCCCCAGCCCCGAGGCCACACCGCCCACCTCCGTGCGGGAGCAGGTGACACGGCCCAGTTTCG AAGGTGCCACCAGGTCTCCCAGAGCAGTTCTATGA
- the Ceacam20 gene encoding cell adhesion molecule CEACAM20 isoform X4, producing the protein MGPADSRSHPWTGILLSASLLTAWSPPVAAAQLTPSDILPDTTSKSLDKPTLSVSRSTVTEYQDRVTFYCDTTELHVTIRWVFQNQSLVLNERMQLSADGKTITILTVQREDSGTYQCEAWDALEFRSSDAILLEVNYGPDLIEIKLDSGVPSGEAVEVLEGSTVNFQAEAQSHPDPTYSWIFPNNSILPSTSGTLTIDAVSREDEGMFRCLVYNSATLLTRLGALRVHVLENLTKPQVEASSLDLVETVGPVNLTCQTAHQRVAVQWFVSDQPLLPSEHLALSDDNMTLVIHSPRREDTGPYACEIWHWGSRARSDPLTLTINYGPDRVEITSGSPPAVVATVQGKLNSSLTLQCRAASQPEAEYRWVLEHHSGVYTGEQLVIRALTREHEGICSCTASNSLTGLARSASVLIQVDPESSLSAGAIAGIVLGTLVAIALVIGLGYFFYSRKARWPSKGSADGPSPEATPPTSVREQVTRPSFDRPRPVYDNIPEPRGPMGAKKVPPGLPEQFYEKLGGPRPLPGSRRSLVDVC; encoded by the exons ATGGGGCCTGCTGACTCCCGGAGCCACCCGTGGACGGGAATCCTGCTCTCAG cCTCACTTCTGACAGCGTGGAGTCCTCCCGTGGCGGCAGCCCAGCTCACCCCCAGTGACATCCTGCCTGACACCACCTCAA AATCCCTGGACAAGCCCACCCTCTCAGTCAGTCGGAGCACAGTCACAGAGTACCAGGACAGGGTGACTTTCTACTGTGACACCACGGAACTCCACGTCACCATCCGCTGGGTCTTCCAGAATCAGTCCCTGGTGCTGAACGAGCGCATGCAGCTGTCCGCGGATGGCAAGACGATCACCATCCTCACGGTCCAGCGGGAAGACTCTGGGACGTACCAGTGTGAAGCCTGGGATGCCCTTGAGTTCCGGAGCAGCGATGCCATCCTCCTGGAGGTCAACT ATGGTCCCGACCTTATCGAAATCAAGTTGGATTCCGGTGTTCCCAGCGGGGAGGCGGTCGAGGTTCTAGAAGGCTCCACCGTGAACTTCCAGGCGGAAGCGCAGTCCCACCCAGACCCTACCTATTCCTGGATTTTCCCCAACAATTCCATCCTGCCTTCCACCTCGGGGACACTGACCATCGACGCCGTGTCCAGGGAGGACGAGGGCATGTTCCGGTGCTTGGTGTACAACAGCGCCACCCTCCTGACCCGCCTGGGAGCTCTTCGAGTCCACGTCCTCG AAAACCTGACCAAGCCTCAGGTGGAGGCCTCCAGCCTGGACCTCGTGGAGACCGTCGGCCCCGTGAACCTGACCTGCCAGACGGCCCATCAGAGGGTGGCCGTCCAGTGGTTCGTGAGTGACCAGCCCCTCCTGCCCAGCGAGCACCTGGCCCTGTCAGACGACAACATGACCCTGGTCATCCACAGCCCCCGGCGGGAGGACACGGGGCCCTACGCGTGTGAGATCTGGCACTGGGGCAGCCGGGCTCGCAGTGACCCCCTCACGCTGACCATCAACT ATGGCCCTGACCGAGTGGAAATCACCAGCGGGTCTCCGCCTGCTGTGGTGGCCACCGTCCAGGGGAAGCTCAACTCCAGCCTGACCCTGCAGTGCCGGGCCGCGTCCCAGCCAGAGGCGGAATACCGCTGGGTCCTGGAACACCACTCGGGGGTGTACACGGGGGAGCAGCTGGTCATCAGGGCTCTGACCCGGGAGCACGAGGGCATCTGCAGCTGCACAGCCTCCAACTCTCTGACCGGCCTGGCCCGCTCTGCCTCTGTGCTGATCCAAGTAG ATCCCGAGTCCTCCCTGTCCGCAGGGGCCATCGCTGGCATTGTTCTTGGGACCCTGGTTGCCATTGCTCTGGTCATAGGCCTGGGCTATTTCTTCTACAGCAGAAAAGCCAGATG GCCCTCAAAGGGATCAGCGGATGGCCCCAGCCCCGAGGCCACACCGCCCACCTCCGTGCGGGAGCAGGTGACACGGCCCAGTTTCG ACAGACCAAGGCCTGTGTATGACAACATACCCGAGCCCCGGGGACCTATGGGAGCCAAAAAG GTGCCACCAGGTCTCCCAGAGCAGTTCTATGAG AAGCTGGGTGGACCCCGCCCTCTCCCTGGGTCTCGGAGGAGCCTCGTTGACGTCTGCTGA
- the Ceacam20 gene encoding cell adhesion molecule CEACAM20 isoform X1, with protein MGPADSRSHPWTGILLSASLLTAWSPPVAAAQLTPSDILPDTTSKSLDKPTLSVSRSTVTEYQDRVTFYCDTTELHVTIRWVFQNQSLVLNERMQLSADGKTITILTVQREDSGTYQCEAWDALEFRSSDAILLEVNYGPDLIEIKLDSGVPSGEAVEVLEGSTVNFQAEAQSHPDPTYSWIFPNNSILPSTSGTLTIDAVSREDEGMFRCLVYNSATLLTRLGALRVHVLENLTKPQVEASSLDLVETVGPVNLTCQTAHQRVAVQWFVSDQPLLPSEHLALSDDNMTLVIHSPRREDTGPYACEIWHWGSRARSDPLTLTINYGPDRVEITSGSPPAVVATVQGKLNSSLTLQCRAASQPEAEYRWVLEHHSGVYTGEQLVIRALTREHEGICSCTASNSLTGLARSASVLIQVDPESSLSAGAIAGIVLGTLVAIALVIGLGYFFYSRKARWPSKGSADGPSPEATPPTSVREQVTRPSFDRPRPVYDNIPEPRGPMGAKKKVPPGLPEQFYEKEPPSATPRDHFPSPRKPPPKLPMHALVPPLSTEDADDSYETLVNPEPDVYCRINPSV; from the exons ATGGGGCCTGCTGACTCCCGGAGCCACCCGTGGACGGGAATCCTGCTCTCAG cCTCACTTCTGACAGCGTGGAGTCCTCCCGTGGCGGCAGCCCAGCTCACCCCCAGTGACATCCTGCCTGACACCACCTCAA AATCCCTGGACAAGCCCACCCTCTCAGTCAGTCGGAGCACAGTCACAGAGTACCAGGACAGGGTGACTTTCTACTGTGACACCACGGAACTCCACGTCACCATCCGCTGGGTCTTCCAGAATCAGTCCCTGGTGCTGAACGAGCGCATGCAGCTGTCCGCGGATGGCAAGACGATCACCATCCTCACGGTCCAGCGGGAAGACTCTGGGACGTACCAGTGTGAAGCCTGGGATGCCCTTGAGTTCCGGAGCAGCGATGCCATCCTCCTGGAGGTCAACT ATGGTCCCGACCTTATCGAAATCAAGTTGGATTCCGGTGTTCCCAGCGGGGAGGCGGTCGAGGTTCTAGAAGGCTCCACCGTGAACTTCCAGGCGGAAGCGCAGTCCCACCCAGACCCTACCTATTCCTGGATTTTCCCCAACAATTCCATCCTGCCTTCCACCTCGGGGACACTGACCATCGACGCCGTGTCCAGGGAGGACGAGGGCATGTTCCGGTGCTTGGTGTACAACAGCGCCACCCTCCTGACCCGCCTGGGAGCTCTTCGAGTCCACGTCCTCG AAAACCTGACCAAGCCTCAGGTGGAGGCCTCCAGCCTGGACCTCGTGGAGACCGTCGGCCCCGTGAACCTGACCTGCCAGACGGCCCATCAGAGGGTGGCCGTCCAGTGGTTCGTGAGTGACCAGCCCCTCCTGCCCAGCGAGCACCTGGCCCTGTCAGACGACAACATGACCCTGGTCATCCACAGCCCCCGGCGGGAGGACACGGGGCCCTACGCGTGTGAGATCTGGCACTGGGGCAGCCGGGCTCGCAGTGACCCCCTCACGCTGACCATCAACT ATGGCCCTGACCGAGTGGAAATCACCAGCGGGTCTCCGCCTGCTGTGGTGGCCACCGTCCAGGGGAAGCTCAACTCCAGCCTGACCCTGCAGTGCCGGGCCGCGTCCCAGCCAGAGGCGGAATACCGCTGGGTCCTGGAACACCACTCGGGGGTGTACACGGGGGAGCAGCTGGTCATCAGGGCTCTGACCCGGGAGCACGAGGGCATCTGCAGCTGCACAGCCTCCAACTCTCTGACCGGCCTGGCCCGCTCTGCCTCTGTGCTGATCCAAGTAG ATCCCGAGTCCTCCCTGTCCGCAGGGGCCATCGCTGGCATTGTTCTTGGGACCCTGGTTGCCATTGCTCTGGTCATAGGCCTGGGCTATTTCTTCTACAGCAGAAAAGCCAGATG GCCCTCAAAGGGATCAGCGGATGGCCCCAGCCCCGAGGCCACACCGCCCACCTCCGTGCGGGAGCAGGTGACACGGCCCAGTTTCG ACAGACCAAGGCCTGTGTATGACAACATACCCGAGCCCCGGGGACCTATGGGAGCCAAAAAG AAGGTGCCACCAGGTCTCCCAGAGCAGTTCTATGAG AAGGAGCCACCTTCAGCCACCCCCAGGGACCACTTTCCCAGCCCCAGGAAGCCACCCCCCAAACTTCCGATGCACGCCTTGGTCCCTCCCCTGTCAACAGAAGACGCAGACGACAGCTATGAG ACACTCGTGAATCCGGAGCCCGACGTTTACTGCCGGATCAACCCGTCGGTCTAG